DNA sequence from the Hyalangium ruber genome:
CGTGAACAGCTCCGCGGCGGTGAAGGCGATGAGCGACGTCATCTGCACGTCCTCCAACGCGGTGAAGATCGTCAACCAGGTGCCCAAGGACCGGCAGATCCTCTTCGCGCCGGATCAGCACCTGGGCCGACATGTGATGAAGCAGACAGGCCGGGACATGGTGCTGTGGCCGGGCAGCTGCATCGTCCATGAGATCTTCAGCGAGAAGAAGCTGGTGCAGCTCAAGGTGGAGCACCCAGAGGCCGAGGTGGTGGCCCACCCCGAGTGCGAGGCGGCGGTGCTGCGCCACGCGGACTTCATCGGCTCCACCAAGGGCATCCTCGACTACGTGGTGGCCAGCCCGAAGCAGAAGTTCATCGTGGTGACAGAGGCCGGCATCATCCACCAGATGCAGCTCAAGGCGCCGCAGAAGACCTATATCCCGGCGCCGCCGGACAACGGGTGCGCGTGCAACGAGTGCCCGTACATGCGGCTCAACACGATGGAGAAGCTGTACCGCTGCATGCGGGACCGGACCCCCGAGCTGGTGCTTCCCGCGGACCTCCAGCACGCCGCGCGGGCCCCGCTCCAGCGGATGTTGGAATGGTCCTGACGCGAGGCGTCGTCGGACAACAGAGTGTTGTCCTTCACAGCAACCCGAAAATCGCTTCTTGCGCCCGAAAGGCCAGGGTGCGATGGAGCACGCGTGGGATTCCGATTCCTTTCCGTGCCCGGTCACCGCGTCGTCGAGCACCCTCGCGCGCTGCCGGATGAAGACCGCCTCGAGCCGGAGCTTCCTCCCCTTCCCGAGGCAGTAGAGCGCGCCCTCGCGGGGGCAGAGTTCCGCGACGTACGCGCCCGTGACCGGCTGCGCGCCCTGCTGCAGGGCGATCGGCCGCCCAAGCTGGGCTCGCCCGGCAAGGGCTTCGGCCCGTCGGCCGTGTTCGCCCAGCCTCCGAATGATCTGCCGGCGATGCTGCGCCTGGCGGACGAGCTGGAGATGCTGGCCCGCCGCGAGGCCGGTGAGCGCGCCTTGGTGTGGAAGTGCACGGAGTGCGCTGCCCGCTACGCCGTGCCCGTCTCGCTGGTGCGCCCGGTGTCCATCCGCTGCGAGCGGTGTGGCAACCCGGTGGAGCTCAACGTTCAGCGCAGCCTGGGTGAAGAGGCGCTGGTGGACCCGTTCCTCGGCGCGGTGAACAACTGCCGCCAGGAGCTGGCCTCCTTCTTCCGCGAGGCGATGGCCCGCGGCTGGCCGGTGCTGGTGTCCGAAAACGCACGCGCCCCCGTCGCGAGCGACGAGGGCGAGTAGGAGCGGCTCAAGGGCCGTGGCTGCTGATCAGATGAAGACGCCGGCGGACGCGTCGTAGCGCGCGTCCTCGAGCTTCAGGGCCGGAGTGGACTCGCGCAGCGCGTCCACCACCTGGCGCCGGGGCTTCTGGCACTTGGAGCACTCGCACTGGCCCTTCTTGCAGGTGCAGTCGGCCTTGCTGCCGCACTGGCACTTGGCGCTCAGCAGCTCATCCACTTCCTTCAGTGGGTTCTGCGTCGGGAGCGCCTGCGGGGCCGCGCCGTCCTTCTTCACCTCGGGCGTGGCCGCCTGGGCCTTCTTCGCGTGGGCCTCGCAAGCGTGCCCCACGCCCGGTGCGAGCAGCACGCCACCCGCCATCCACAGGGCAGCCACCGTCATGCCGATGCGCTTCATCTGAATCCTCCTTCGGGCAACAGCTTGCTACAGCCTGAACACAGCGAACGCGAGCGCCTATACCGCAGCACCCCGTTCCTGCCAAGCACCTTATCACACTTCCGCCCACCTGTAACCCGCCTGAGTCGCGCGGTGTCGTTGTCTCGCGACCTGGAGGGGCAGCGCATACAGTCCGCCCGCCCCTGTGTCCGACCGAATCGACCGCGCCCTGTACGCCGCCGCCCTGTTGCTGGGAGTGCTGCCCCTGTGGGTGGCGCGGCAGTTGCCCATGGTGGACCTGCCCCAGCACCTGCACCTCATCTCGGTGCTGCACCGGCTGGATGATCCGACGACGCTCTACCCGCAGTTCTTCGACGCGCGGAACACGTTCACCCCGTACCTGGGCTACTACTACCTCGTCAGCGCGCTGAACTGGCTGCTGCCCCTGGAGACGGCCAACCGCCTGTTCCTCAGCGCCTACGTGGCGGGGCTGCCGCTGTCGCTCGCCTTCCTGCTGCGGGCCCTGGACCGGCCCGTGTGGCCCTCGCTGCTGGCGCTGCCGTTCGCCTATGGCGACAGCTTCGCGTGGGGCTTCGTCAACTACTGCGCCTCGCTGCCGCTGGCCCTGCTGTGCTGCGGCCTCTTCGTTCGCACGCTCACGCACGTGCCCCGGCGCCGCATGTGGGGGGCATGGCTGGCGGTGTGTCTCGTCGCCGTGTTGATCTTCCACGTGCAGGCCTTCTTCTTCCTCGCGCTCGGGCTGCCCTGGCTGCTGTTCACCACCCGCGTGCCCGAGGACGCCGAGGCGCGGGGCTGGCGCGCGCGGCTGCGGCCTCGCCTCCCCGTGCTCGCGGGCGTGGCACCCGGCGTGGTCCTGTTCCTGGGATGGGCAGCGCTGCGGCTCGGCGAGCCCGCGGACATCGCCCCCGGCCAGCCGTGGAAGGCCTGGGGCCCGCTCTTGTCCGAGCAGAACCTCGCCTTCAAGCCCTTCGCGCAGAACCGGGAGGAGCTGTTCCAGGTCCTCGCCAACCTCTTCCACGACGGCTCGGATCGGTGGGCGCTGTATGCCGTGGGCGCGGTGGCGCTGGCGGGGCTGGGGCTGAGCCTCGTGTTCCGAGTGACGGGCTCGGAAGGGGCGGTGGCGCGCTTCCGGCTGCTGGGGCTGGGGCTGATCGCGCTCGCGCTCTACTTCCTGCTGCCCTTCGATATCCGCGGGTACATCTACTATCTCAACACGCGCTACGCGCACCTGGCCGCCGCGCTGCTCGTCGCCAGCGTGCCCCTCACGCCACCAGCGCTCCAGCGCTACCTCCTGTGGGCGAGCGCTGCCTGCGCGCTGATGCTGGGCCTGGTGCTGGGCCGAGGCTTCCGCGCCTTCTCTCGCGAGGCCGCTGAGTGGGATGGACTCGTGGCGGCCACCGCGCCCAAGCCTCGGGTGATGGGGCTCATCTACGACACCGGCTCCCGCGTGGTGCGCTTCCCCGTCTTCCTCCATGGCGCCGCGGTGCTCGCCCGCGCTCGGGGCGGCGTCACCAACTTCAGCTTCGCCCTCACGCCCCACTCGCCCTTGCGCTACCGGGACATGGTCCCCCCCACCTTCCCATCCGAGTGGCGGCCGGGTGACTTCGACTACGCCTCGCAGGGCACCTTCTACGATCACTTCCTCGTGCGAGGCGTCCACCCCTCGCGCATCTTCGGCCCCCGGCTCCAGTCGGAGCTGGCCGTGGCGGCGCACGAGGGAGACAGCTGGCTGGTGCGGCGCCGCTGAGCTTCGACTGTGGGAGAGTGAGCGGCCAGCACGGCACATGCCCCACTCCTTGCTCGGCGTGCAGTAGAAAGCACCCCGTATGCCCTCCTCCCTCGAACCCCGTCCCTTGTTCGACGCGCTCCGCTCGGGCGCGCCGCTGCCCAACCTCGCTCCCGATGCCGTGGAGCAGGCCCGCACCCTCGCGAAGGATCCGGCCGCCGCCCCCTCCGCCTCCGTCGAGGCCCTGCCACCCGCCCTCGCTGAAGCCATCCTCGAGGGCGCCGTCCTCGCCGGCAGCACCGCCCTCCCTGAGGCCCTCTCCCGCTCGAACGTGAAGGCGCTGGCCAAGTCGGCCAAGAAGGCCCTCTACCGCCTGCGCTCCAAGGGCATCGCCGTCGCCGAGGCCCCGCGCCCCGCCGCTGAGCCCGCTCGCACTCCCGAGCCCGAGGCCCTCTCCGCCCTCGTCACCACCATCACCACGGATGGCAGGCGCGCCCTGGTGCTCGGCCGCTCCCTGCGTGAAGGCATCGAGTCGGTGCAGGCCGTCCTCTCCGATGAGCTCGGCGTGATGCAGCTCTCCCTCACCGAGGTGAAGCGCGGCAGCTACCGCCAGCGCATCAAGGACTCCAAGGGCCTCGCCGTGGAGCTCTCCCGCGAGGAAGGCGCCGCCCTGCTCGCCGAGGCCGCCGCCCTCAACCTGCGCTCACGCACCCCCTTCCCCAAGGACCTGGACACGGCGCTGCGCCACCATGGCGTGCAGCCGGCCACCTCCGAGCCCACCCTCCCCCCACCCGAGCCGGACGACGTGCGCGGCGTCCTCGAGGGCCACACCCTGCACCAGACAGTGGAGATCTCCGAGTGGCTGCCCCCCGAGCCGGAGCTGCGCAAGGTGACGCAGAAGGTGGAGGAGGTGGTGCATAGCCCGCTGTCGCTCAGCGAGGCCCAGCGCGAGGAGCAGCTGCTGCAGGCGATGCGCTCCCTGGCCCGCGCCTTCTTCACCCCCGAGGTGCGCAAGCGCTATGGCCTGCGGCTGTGGCGCATGGCCGACTTCTTCGAGCGCAGCGGCCGGGCAAGCGCCGCCCAGGTGGCGCGCGCCGAGGCCCGCCGACTCTTCCACGGGCCCGTGGAGCCCTTCTCCCGCTTCGCCGAGTTCCTCTTCGAGAAGGCCCTGCTGCTCATCGGCCCGCGCGCCACCGCGCCCGGTACCCCCCAGCAGGCCTCTCGCCCGGCCGCCCCGGAGCCCGCCGCCCCATCGGAGCGGCGCAGCCCGGGCGGCCTCATCATCCCCTGAGGCCGGGGACGACGCGCCGCGCTACCCCTCGACGCGCGAGCGCAACAGCAGGTCCAGGTTCTCGTCCTCCCAGGCCTGGGCCCGCTTGAAGTCATGGAAGCGCCGCTCGTGCTCCATGAACTCCGGCGGGTGGACGCACCGCCGTCCATCCTCGCCCTTCCTCGCCCGGTACACGTGGTGCAGCATCTCGTGGAAGACGATCCACTCCACGAAGTACCGGGGCACCACCGGCTGATCCAGCGCCGGGTGGATGCGGATCACCTTCGAGTCCGCCGCGTACGAGCCCATCTTGATGCTCTTGCGCGGCCCCTTCACCCGCGGCGCCGGGCCGTAGGTGATGGCGGCGCTGATCCGACTCTGGAAGTAGCGCTCGTTGAGCCGGTCGAAGATCCGGCCCAGGTCGTGGTGCCGCCCCACCGGCTCCAGCCGGATGCGCTTGCGCATCTGCTCCGGAGACACCCGGCGGATGTACGCCTTGTTGCGCTCGATGAACCGGTCCAGCCGCGTGCTGGCCTCCCCGTCACCCATGCGGACGAAGTCCGCCAGGGCTTGGATCACCTCGTCCGGCGCGGCCAGGAACATGTGGTGCAGCCGCAGCCGGAACATCGCGCGTTGGCGCTGGAAGGTGAGCATCGTGTGCGTGTTGTCGTGGATCTCGACCGCCACCTTCGCGCGCAGACGCGTGCGAAGACGACGCTCGAGCACGCGCCGCCACACCTTCAGCAACCGGTTCGGCTCAGGCACCGTCGGTTGCTGGCGGGCGAGTCGCGCTGCGGGGTAACTCCGCTTCCTGACTACGTTTTTCTGTCTCGTCGGGCGCGCCATGGGTCAGCGCGGGATTCTAAGAGCCCGTCTGACATGTGTAAACGCGACATCCGAAGGCGAAAACCTAGGAATTCCAACGAGTTAAGGGCACTCGAACGCACCCCCGCCCACTTGTCCGGCCTTGGGGGAGGGAGCCGTACTCGCGGCCAACCCCCTGTTATCGCTGGCCTTTTTTGCAGGGGATGGAGAACTCCTGTAGGCCCTTCACTCCCTCCTTCAGGGTCTTGACGAAGCTGCCCTTGTTCGGCCTCCTGTTCGAGGAGCAGACGAACACCACGCGGATGGAGCCCGGGGGCAGGGTCAGCACCTTGTTCGCCTCCACCTTCTTGCCGTTCACCTGCACCACGGCGGTGGTCGAGGAGGTCTTGAACTTCACCTGCACGCCCTTGGGCGGCTCCGGGATGGGATCGGGGTTGGCGCCCGTCCCCTCGGTCGGAACCGGCGTGCCGGTGGCCGCGACGGCGGCACCCATGGCGGTGCCCGTCTCCGTCCCCTCCGGAGCACCTGTCGGGTTGGCCAGCGCCGCTTCGGTGCCGGGCGCGGCGGTGCCCTCTTCACCCGTACCGGCGGAAGGCGCGACCTCGGCGACGGGCGGCGCGGCGGCCTCGGGCGGCGCGGGCTCGGGCTGGGGAGCGCTGCCCTGGGCGGTATCGGTCGGTGTCCCTGGCTGGGGAGGAGCAAAGGGAACGGCCGGCGGTGGGCCATCCCCTTCCACCATGTCGGACGTGCCGGAGTTCAGCGCCCAGAACAAGCCACCGCCCAGCACGAGCAGCAGCACGACGGCGGCCACGGCCAGCAGCAGCCCGCGGTTGTTTCGCGGCGCGGGGGTCTCGAGGTCGCTCTCGTAACCGGCGGTGGACTCGTCGTCCTCCACATCCTCGTCGTAGCCGTGGGCCGCGTCGGTGTGCTCCCCCTCTCCCAGCCCCGATTCGGTGTCCACGACCGAGTCTTCTTCCGGGGCGGGCTTCGCGTACTGGCGGGAGGCCGGCCGCTGGTTCACCGTGGCCGGGGTCAGGGAGACGGACTGTGAGCCCTCGTCGTCGTCGTGCCGCAGCCGCTGGTTGAGCGTCGGCTGCGTCAGCGAGATGGACTGGGCGCCATCCTCCTCATCCTCCACGAGCGCCTGGCGCGAGGGCGGCGTCGCGGGCCGCCGGCCGCGCGGCTCCGTGTCCCGGTCCAGCCCAGGGCCGGAGCGGCGAGGCGGCGGCAGCGTGTCCGCCACGGATGAAGCCGGGGGAGCGCGCCGCGGGCCGCGCTCCTGCACGGTGGACTCCCCAGGCTCGGGGCGATGGAAGCCCACGGGGATGGTGCCGACGGCGGTGCTCTCCTCGGCGTCATCCTCGAAGTCCTCGCGACCCCGGGCCGGCTCGGCCCCGGTGTCCTCCTCGGAGAACTCCTCCTCGAGTTCCTGCCGGATCTCCTCGACCGCATCGCGCGAAGCCGGAGGCCTCGTCTGGGAGGCGGGCAGTTCCCGAGGCCGTGCCATCTGCGTGGGCGGCTCCGGCTCGGCGCCATAGTCCGGCGGGGCGGCCACTCCCTCGCCCGTGGGCCGACGCATCGGCCGGGCCGTGAGCCCCGCCGCCATCGGCGCGGTGCCCTCCCGGCGCCCCGCGGGCATCGGCAGGGTCGCGTCCTTGCGCCCCGCGGGCGCGGCGATGGGGATGTGCAGGACGGTGCGCTCTTCCTCCTCGCCCATCAGCCGCGCGACGTAGTCGGAGATGTCCGTGCTCTGGCGGATGATACCCGAGGCGAGGAACGCCTCCAGGTCCTCCTGCACCTCGCCGGCCCGCTGGTAGCGCAGCTCCCGGTCCTTCACCAGGCAGCGCATGATGATGCGCGACAGCTCGGTGGGGTAGTCGTCCCGCAGCAGGTGCGGAGGCGACGGATCCTCGGAGCGGATGGCGTAGAGGATGCCCTCGGTGGTGGGCTTGGCGAAGGGGCTCTTCCCGGTGGTGATCTCGTACATCATCGTGCCGAGCGCGAAGATGTCGGCGCGGTGGTCCAGCGTCTTCTGGGACACCTGCTCCGGGGAGAGGTAGAGGAACTTGCCCTTGATGACGCCCGGCTTGCTGCGCGCCTCGATGAAGGCGCCCGCCTTGGCGATGCCGAAGTCGACGAGCTTCACCCGCCCGTCGTAGGCGATCATCACGTTCTGGGGGCTGATGTCCCGGTGGATGAGGTCCAGCGGGCGGCCGTCCACCGCGCACGCGGCATGCGCGTAGTCGAGCCCGGCGGACACCTGGGCGCAGATGGCCGCGGCGACGCCGTAGGGCACGGTGGCGTTGAACTTCTGCTCCTCCTGCACCACCCGGCGAAGGTCGATGCCCTCGACGAACTCCATCGCGATGAAGATGGTGTTGTCGAGCTTCCCCAGCTCGTACACCTGCACGATGTTGGGGTGGTGCAGCTGCGCGGCGATCTTCGCCTCGTCCAGGAACATCTGGACGAACTCCGGCTCCTCCGAGAGGTACGGGAGGATGCGCTTGAGCACCACCAGATCCGGCTTGGGGGGCTGCTGCGCGAGAAAGAGCTCCGCCATCCCCCCCACCGCGAGCCGCTTGATGAGGAGGTACTTGCCAAAGGGGATGGCAGTCTGGGGAGAGTTGGAGGAAATGGGGATTCCGCCGTGGCTGATCAAGAAGGTGGGTTCGGTCGATCGGACCTGACGCCTCCGGAGCTTACCCTAAACACGTAATTCGGGGAGCCAAGAGGCGTGAAGTGGGGGCAACCTAGGGCGTCCCCGCGTCGAAGACGCCCGGCAGGTCGGTCTCGCAGTTCTGCGGGTAGAGAACATAGGTGTACTGCTGGTTCGAGCCAGGCACGTACCCCGCGTCACGGGCGGCGAAGCTACAGCTGGAGAAGGTGCCTCCATCCGGAGCGTTGAAGCCGCCGTCCCCACAGGGCACGTGGCTATACGTGTCCCACACGCCGCGGATGCCGTTGGGGAAGAAGACGGTGCCGCCGTCCTGCACGCGGGCGTGCCAGTCGCAGCGGGTGGAGCCGCCATCGCGGGTCTCGCCGAAGGTCTTGTAGTTGTTCACCAGTACACCTCCGGACACCTCGAAGCCCAGGTAGGTGGTGTCCGCCGGGTCTGCCGGGCGCTGCTTGAGGGCCTCGGGGTTGGCGTGGGTGATGGTGATGGGGCCGGGGATGTGGACGCGGGCGCCGCCGTACTCGGGGTTGGCCTGCGTCGAGCCACCGGTGGCGTTGCCGAAGCCGGCGGGCACGGTGAGGTCCGCCGGAACCGTGACGGTGCCCGTCTTGGTGATGTTGAGCTTGCCGGTGACGCCGGGGATGCCGAGGCGGAAGTCGCTCTTGAGCACGGGCCGGTAGGCGTGGCGGGTGGTGTCGTCCGCGTCCGTGCCGGTGGAGTTGTAGCGCCGGAAGAGACCGTCGATGGTCACCTGATCGCCCACCGCGGGCAGGTAGTTCGTCACCGGGTCGGTGAAGTACTTGTCGACGTACATGCCCTCCTTCGGGAAGCAGGGATCCACGACCCAGAGGTAGGCGATGTAATCGCCCTGGTTGCCTCGGAAGAAGCTGTCCACCGTGGTGACGACCAGGCCCGAGAGCTGGACACGCTGGCCTTGATCCCCGTCAGCGCGGAGCTGGCCGATGGGGCCCCGGCCCTGGCTGTCGGCCACGGGGCACTGGCGCCCCCCGTCCGGGTTGTTCGTTCCGCCGTCGTTCTGGTTGCAGACGCCGGTACAGCCGTTCGGGTCCTCCGTGCCCGGGTCCTCGCGGCCAGCACAGGCGATGCCCGCCAAGGAAACCCAGGCCGCCGCAACGAGCATCTTGCGCTGGTGCATCGCGTTTCTCCTATGGATCTACCGCCACAGCGCTCCATAGAGTCCCGGAGCCTTCGTCCTGATACGGGGCGCCTTATACCGGGGGGTTGCGCGGGGCGGCAAGGAAGCCCACCAGCCCTCCTGTGACACACACGTGAAATCCGGAGGAGCGCATGAAAGCCGTGGTGTTCCACCAGCACGGAGACGAGCAAGTCCTCCAGCACACCGACGTCGCCGAGCCTTCGGTGGGTTCGCGAGACGTGCTCGTGCGCGTCAAGGCGGTGGCGCTCAACCACCTGGACATCTTCACGCGCCAGGGCTGGCCGGGGCTGAAGCTGGAGCTGCCCCACATCCTGGGGAGCGACATCGCGGGCGTGGTGGAGCGGGTGGGCCCGGAGGTGGGCGATCTGGCCCCCGGCGCCGAGGTGCTGGTGAACCCGGGCCTGTCCTGTGGGGCGTGTGAGCGGTGCCTCACCGGAGAGGACAACCTCTGTCGCCAGTACCGCATCATCGGCGAGCACGTGCGCGGCGGGTACGCGGAGTTCGTCTCCGTGCCCCGACAGAACATCCTGCCCAAGCCCGCTCGGATCACCTTCGCCGAGGCCGCCTGTCTGCCCCGCACCTACCTCACCGCGTGGACGATGCTGGTGCGCCGCGCCCAGGTACGGCCGGGGGAGACGGTGCTGGTCCACGCGGCGGGCTCCGGGGTGGGCAGCGCGGCGGTGCAGATCTGCAAGCTGCTGGGGGCCAAGGTCATCGCCACCGCCTCCACCGAGGCGAAGCTCCAGCGGGCCCGGCAGCTGGGGGCCGACCACACCATCAACTATGTCGAGAAGGACTTCCTCGACGAGGTGAAGCGCATCACCCAGCGCCGGCTGGTGGATGTCGTCTTCGAGCACGTGGGCGCCGCCACCTTCGAGAAGAGCGTGGCGTGCCTGCCCTACGGCGGACGGCTCGTCACCTGCGGGGCGACGACGGGCTATGAGGCGAAGCTGGACCTGCGGGTGCTCTTCTACAAGCGCATCTCCCTGCTGGGCAGCACCATGGGCAGCAAGGGCGACCTCTTCCGCGTGCTGCAGCTCGTCGAGGAGGGCAAGCTCAAGCCGGTGCTGGACCGCACGCTGCCGCTGGCGGACGCCGCCCAGGCCCACCGGCTCATGAAGGACAGAGCGCAGTTCGGAAATCTCGTGCTGATCCCGTAGGCTCCGTCCCCCGATGCCGTTCCCCCTCCCCCGCTTCCTCCAGGGCCTGAAGCCCACCCTCCACATCGCCCACCGCGGCGGCGCCTTGCTGGCGCCGGAGAACACCCTGACCGCCTTCCGCATGGC
Encoded proteins:
- a CDS encoding metallothionein, which produces MKRIGMTVAALWMAGGVLLAPGVGHACEAHAKKAQAATPEVKKDGAAPQALPTQNPLKEVDELLSAKCQCGSKADCTCKKGQCECSKCQKPRRQVVDALRESTPALKLEDARYDASAGVFI
- a CDS encoding zinc-binding dehydrogenase — translated: MKAVVFHQHGDEQVLQHTDVAEPSVGSRDVLVRVKAVALNHLDIFTRQGWPGLKLELPHILGSDIAGVVERVGPEVGDLAPGAEVLVNPGLSCGACERCLTGEDNLCRQYRIIGEHVRGGYAEFVSVPRQNILPKPARITFAEAACLPRTYLTAWTMLVRRAQVRPGETVLVHAAGSGVGSAAVQICKLLGAKVIATASTEAKLQRARQLGADHTINYVEKDFLDEVKRITQRRLVDVVFEHVGAATFEKSVACLPYGGRLVTCGATTGYEAKLDLRVLFYKRISLLGSTMGSKGDLFRVLQLVEEGKLKPVLDRTLPLADAAQAHRLMKDRAQFGNLVLIP
- a CDS encoding serine/threonine protein kinase, which gives rise to MISHGGIPISSNSPQTAIPFGKYLLIKRLAVGGMAELFLAQQPPKPDLVVLKRILPYLSEEPEFVQMFLDEAKIAAQLHHPNIVQVYELGKLDNTIFIAMEFVEGIDLRRVVQEEQKFNATVPYGVAAAICAQVSAGLDYAHAACAVDGRPLDLIHRDISPQNVMIAYDGRVKLVDFGIAKAGAFIEARSKPGVIKGKFLYLSPEQVSQKTLDHRADIFALGTMMYEITTGKSPFAKPTTEGILYAIRSEDPSPPHLLRDDYPTELSRIIMRCLVKDRELRYQRAGEVQEDLEAFLASGIIRQSTDISDYVARLMGEEEERTVLHIPIAAPAGRKDATLPMPAGRREGTAPMAAGLTARPMRRPTGEGVAAPPDYGAEPEPPTQMARPRELPASQTRPPASRDAVEEIRQELEEEFSEEDTGAEPARGREDFEDDAEESTAVGTIPVGFHRPEPGESTVQERGPRRAPPASSVADTLPPPRRSGPGLDRDTEPRGRRPATPPSRQALVEDEEDGAQSISLTQPTLNQRLRHDDDEGSQSVSLTPATVNQRPASRQYAKPAPEEDSVVDTESGLGEGEHTDAAHGYDEDVEDDESTAGYESDLETPAPRNNRGLLLAVAAVVLLLVLGGGLFWALNSGTSDMVEGDGPPPAVPFAPPQPGTPTDTAQGSAPQPEPAPPEAAAPPVAEVAPSAGTGEEGTAAPGTEAALANPTGAPEGTETGTAMGAAVAATGTPVPTEGTGANPDPIPEPPKGVQVKFKTSSTTAVVQVNGKKVEANKVLTLPPGSIRVVFVCSSNRRPNKGSFVKTLKEGVKGLQEFSIPCKKGQR
- the nadA gene encoding quinolinate synthase NadA, with amino-acid sequence MGAETDYESKIQELKRSLNAVILAHYYQESEIQDVADFVGDSLALAQAAAKTTADVIVFCGVHFMAETAKILNPAKQVLLPDLKAGCSLSDRCPPAAFKAFKDKHPDAFVVSYVNSSAAVKAMSDVICTSSNAVKIVNQVPKDRQILFAPDQHLGRHVMKQTGRDMVLWPGSCIVHEIFSEKKLVQLKVEHPEAEVVAHPECEAAVLRHADFIGSTKGILDYVVASPKQKFIVVTEAGIIHQMQLKAPQKTYIPAPPDNGCACNECPYMRLNTMEKLYRCMRDRTPELVLPADLQHAARAPLQRMLEWS